The Streptomyces sp. NBC_01317 genomic interval GCCGACTGGGCGGCGCCGGCCACCAGGCCGGGGTCGACGCCGTGGGCGGCGGCGGCCGCGGTGAACCAGACACGCCGGATGCTGGGCTCGGCGCGGTTGTCGTGGTCGAGCATGCCGATCCGCGTGTGGCCCTGGGCGACGAGGTGCGCGATCGCGGCGTGGACGCCGGCCTCGCCGTCGATCCGTATCGAGCTGAACCGTCCCATCCGGGGCTCACGGCCGATGAGGACCATGGGCATGCCCCGGGTGAACCGGTCGAGGTCGCTCTCGGAGCAGCTGAAGTAGCCGACCACCGCGTCCACCTGCGAGCCGATCACCTGGAGCGTGCCCAGCTCCTCCTCGGCCCGGTCCGCGGTGTCGTATACGACCACGTGCCAGCCACGGGCCCGTGCCGCTTCCAGGGCCGCGGCGGCGACCTCGGTGAAGAACGGGTTGAGCAGGTCAGGGATCACCAGGCCGATGGTGGTGGTGTCCTGCCGGACGAGACCCCGCGCGAACCGGCTCGGCCGGTAGCCCAGTTCACGGGCCGCGTCCAGTACACGCTGCTTCGTGGAGCCGTCGATCTCCGCCTTGTCGTTCAGCGCCCGGGACACGGTCTGGCGGGACACTCCCGCCGAGCGGGCGACATCATGGATCGTCACCCTTCGGGGTTCCGACTTCGACGGCGACACCATCGCGCACCTCCCGCTGCTCGCGGGCGCTGACGTGCCCCGCAGGGCCCGAGTATGCCCGACGCGCCGTCGGACCTCCCCTTTCGCTTCTGTCACGCCTGCTTCACTGGCCGGCCCTGGGCGCCGGGCCCCGCGCGAGGGCAGGGCCCGTACGGCGGACCGCCTCTCCGTGATGCTTTCGTTTCGGAATCGCAACCGAGAACGTGACATGAATGAGTTGAATCCGCGATTCCTTTCCCTGCCGGACACTCGCTGGGCGACAACTGCGCGTGCCGGAGGAATTACGGGAGATCCAGAGGTGTGGAGTGATCGCCCGGGGGCACACGCTGTCCTGGAGGTTGATAACTATGGTTCCCCTGCTTCTCGTTCTTCTGCTCGCCCTGATTCTTTTCGGTGCGGGCTTCGCACTCAAGATTCTGTGGTGGATCGCCATCATCGTGCTGGTGGTCTGGGTGCTCGGATTTGTCGTCCGGCCCGCGGCCGGCGGCGGCAAGCGAGGCCGCTGGTACCGCTGGTAGACAGCGTTTCTCGCACCATGTGGGTGGGGCCCCGTCAACGATGCCGGGGCCCCGCCCACGTGTGGCGCGGGCCTGGAGTTCTCCGCCGGCTGGACAGAGCGGCCGAGCACAGCATAAGAAAGGTGGGGCATTCATTTCGCCCCGGCCTGGAAGTGACGAAGCGGCGCGACGTGCGAACGCCGCCGGTATTCCGGTAAGTACGAGGGTGTCGGATGGATATACGAAGCAGGAACCGCGTGGTGGTCACCGGCCGCGAGGACGGGCCGGTGCTGATGCTGGCGCACGGATTCGGCTGCGACCAGAACATGTGGCGTCTGGTGGTGCCGGCTCTCGCGGAGGATTTCCGCCTGGTCCTCTTCGACCACGTCGGGGCCGGACGATCGGATCTGACCGCCTGGACCGCCGAGCGGTATTCGTCTTTGGACGGTTACGCGACGGATGTCCTGGAGATCTGCCGCGAACTCGGTCTGGGACCTGTCACGTTCGTCGGGCACTCGGTCAGTTCCATGATCGGCGTGCTCGCCGCGAACCGGGAGCCGGAGCACTTCGAGAAGCTGGTCCTGCTCACTCCCTCGCCCTGCTACCTGAATGACGGTGAGTACCGGGGTGGATTCAGCGCCGAGGACATCGACGAGCTGCTGGAATCCCTCGACAGCAACTACCTGGGCTGGTCCGGGGCGATGGCACCGGTGATCATGGGCAATCCGGACCGTCCCGAGCTGGGCGAGGAGCTGACGAACAGCTTCTGCCGTACGGATCCGGCCATCGCGCGCGCGTTCGCCCACACCACGTTCCGCTCCGACAACCGGGCCGACCTGCCGGGGGTGAGCATCCCCACGTTGGTGGCGGAATGCTCCGACGACGCGATCGCCCCGACCGGTGTGGGAGCCTTCGTGCAGGCCCGGATCAAGGGGAGCCGGCTGGTCACGCTGGAGGCGACCGGCCACTGCCCCCAGTTGAGCGCCCCGGAGGCCACCGCCATGGCCATCACCGCGTTTGTGCGGGACGTCCGATGATGTGCGAGACGGGAGACCCCGCGCCCGGCAGGCCCGAGTCCGGGGGCGGCGACGACGGAGACGGGGACGAGTACGGGGACGGGGACGGGGACAGGCAGCACAGCGGGAACGAGCGGGCCCTGTTCGCGTCCCTGCTGGAGGACAGCGCGGAGGACCTGTACGAGAACGCCCCGTGCGGCTATCTCTCCACCCTGCTGGACGGCCAGATCGCCAAGATCAACGGCACCCTGCTGGGATGGCTCGGCCACCGCCGCGAGGACCTCGTGGAACGCAGGCGCTTCGCCGACCTCCTGACCGTCGGCGGCCGGCTCTACCACGAGACCCACTTCGCCCCGCTGCTGCGCATGCAGGGCGAGATCAGCGGAATCGCGCTGGAACTGAGGACCGCCGACGGCGGGCGCCTCCCGGTCCTGGTCACCTCCACGGTGAAGCACAGCGCGGACGGGCAGCCGCTGCTCATCCGGACCACGGTCTTCGACGCGCGTGACCGCCGTGCGTACGAGATCGAACTGCTGCGGGCCCGCCGTGAGTCCGACCTGGAACGCGAACGGCTCCAACGCCTGAACGCCACACTCCAGCAGACGCTGCTGCCGCCGGCCCTGCCCCCGGTGCCCGGCCTGGAGGTCGCCGCGCACTACCGCATCGCCTCCGCCGACCTGGTCGGCGGCGACTTCTACGACCTGTTCGGCCTGACTCCGGGAACGTGGGGCCTGTTCCTCGGCGACGTCTGCGGCAAAGGCGCCGCGGCGGCGGCCGTCACCTCCCTGGCCCGCTACACCCTGCGCGCCGCGGCCGTCTACGACCCGGCCCCCACCACGGTGCTCGCCAATCTCAACACCGTCCTCAACCATGAGTACCAGGGCCACGACCCCCGGTTCTGCACCGCCATCTTCGGGGTCCTCACGCCGGACGGCGACGAGGGCGGCTTCCACGTCACGCTCGCCGGCGGCGGTCATCCGCCCGCGCTGCTGATGCGCGCGGACGGGTCCGCGGACTACCTGCCCACCCCCGGAGGGCAGCTCATCGGCGTCATCCCCGACGCCCACTTCGCCGCCACCACCGTGCGTCTGGGGGCGGGGGACACCCTCCTCCTGTACACGGACGGCCTGACCGAGGCCCGTACTGCCCCGGACGGCGGACGCTTCGGCGACGACGCGCTCCTCGACCTCGCCCGGGACCTGGCACCCACCACCGCACCCGCCGCCGTCGCGCACCTGACGGGTCTTCTCGACACCTTCGGAGAGGGGCTGGACGACGACACCGCCCTCCTGGCCATCAGCGTGCCCCTCCCCCGTACCGAGGAAGCCCGGTGAACCAGTTCAGCGTCCGCACCCGCGGCTCCACGGCCGGCCCGGTCCTCGAACTCGCCG includes:
- a CDS encoding LacI family DNA-binding transcriptional regulator, which produces MVSPSKSEPRRVTIHDVARSAGVSRQTVSRALNDKAEIDGSTKQRVLDAARELGYRPSRFARGLVRQDTTTIGLVIPDLLNPFFTEVAAAALEAARARGWHVVVYDTADRAEEELGTLQVIGSQVDAVVGYFSCSESDLDRFTRGMPMVLIGREPRMGRFSSIRIDGEAGVHAAIAHLVAQGHTRIGMLDHDNRAEPSIRRVWFTAAAAAHGVDPGLVAGAAQSADGGGLGLNALLTAHPEVTAIFTFNDIVAIGALREARRMGRSVPRDLAVIGFDGLQLGAVVEPPLTSVALDTRRLGALAIEQVGRLLTGVDPLEADELVVRAELRPGGSA
- a CDS encoding PP2C family protein-serine/threonine phosphatase, giving the protein MMCETGDPAPGRPESGGGDDGDGDEYGDGDGDRQHSGNERALFASLLEDSAEDLYENAPCGYLSTLLDGQIAKINGTLLGWLGHRREDLVERRRFADLLTVGGRLYHETHFAPLLRMQGEISGIALELRTADGGRLPVLVTSTVKHSADGQPLLIRTTVFDARDRRAYEIELLRARRESDLERERLQRLNATLQQTLLPPALPPVPGLEVAAHYRIASADLVGGDFYDLFGLTPGTWGLFLGDVCGKGAAAAAVTSLARYTLRAAAVYDPAPTTVLANLNTVLNHEYQGHDPRFCTAIFGVLTPDGDEGGFHVTLAGGGHPPALLMRADGSADYLPTPGGQLIGVIPDAHFAATTVRLGAGDTLLLYTDGLTEARTAPDGGRFGDDALLDLARDLAPTTAPAAVAHLTGLLDTFGEGLDDDTALLAISVPLPRTEEAR
- a CDS encoding alpha/beta fold hydrolase, translated to MDIRSRNRVVVTGREDGPVLMLAHGFGCDQNMWRLVVPALAEDFRLVLFDHVGAGRSDLTAWTAERYSSLDGYATDVLEICRELGLGPVTFVGHSVSSMIGVLAANREPEHFEKLVLLTPSPCYLNDGEYRGGFSAEDIDELLESLDSNYLGWSGAMAPVIMGNPDRPELGEELTNSFCRTDPAIARAFAHTTFRSDNRADLPGVSIPTLVAECSDDAIAPTGVGAFVQARIKGSRLVTLEATGHCPQLSAPEATAMAITAFVRDVR
- a CDS encoding hydrophobic protein; translation: MVPLLLVLLLALILFGAGFALKILWWIAIIVLVVWVLGFVVRPAAGGGKRGRWYRW